In the Enterococcus saigonensis genome, one interval contains:
- a CDS encoding BMP family lipoprotein, which yields MKKAKIFGLATVALASIMLLGACGGGGSNSTDSTGGGADEGTDAKHSAAIVTDIGGIDDRSFNQSAWEGLQAWGKEHNLKKGVGGFNYFQSNDASQYTTNIDNAVSNGFKTVFGVGYLLTDAIGQAADQNPDNNFVIIDSVIDGKKNVVSATFKDNEASYLAGYAAAYTTKTNKVGFIGGEEGAVIDRFDAGFTQGVKDAAKKLNKEITIENEYAASFNDAAKGKALAAAMYRDGVDVIFHASGGTGAGVFSEAKELNKKSTEAELKDKKVWVLGVDSDQEAEGKFQTADGKDDNCTLASTLKGVGAAVQDISNRALEDKFPGGEHLVYGLKDGGVDLTDGFLSDDAKAAIKEIKTEVADGKIEVPEVPKDVK from the coding sequence ATGAAAAAAGCAAAAATATTTGGTCTGGCAACAGTTGCGTTAGCATCCATTATGTTGTTAGGTGCCTGCGGTGGCGGCGGAAGTAACAGTACAGATAGCACAGGTGGCGGTGCAGATGAAGGTACAGATGCAAAACATAGTGCTGCAATTGTAACTGACATCGGCGGGATTGATGACCGTTCTTTCAACCAATCTGCTTGGGAAGGTTTACAAGCTTGGGGTAAAGAACATAACTTGAAAAAAGGAGTAGGTGGTTTTAACTACTTCCAATCTAACGATGCATCTCAATACACAACAAACATTGATAATGCAGTTTCAAATGGCTTCAAGACAGTATTTGGTGTAGGTTACTTATTAACAGATGCCATTGGACAAGCAGCAGATCAAAACCCTGACAATAATTTCGTTATTATTGATAGTGTGATTGATGGTAAGAAAAATGTTGTTTCTGCAACATTTAAAGACAATGAAGCTTCATATTTAGCAGGTTATGCTGCAGCTTATACAACAAAAACAAATAAAGTTGGCTTCATCGGTGGTGAAGAAGGTGCTGTAATCGACCGTTTTGATGCTGGTTTTACACAAGGTGTTAAAGATGCAGCGAAAAAATTAAACAAAGAAATTACAATCGAAAATGAATACGCAGCTTCATTTAACGATGCGGCTAAAGGTAAAGCCTTAGCAGCTGCAATGTATCGTGACGGCGTAGATGTAATTTTCCACGCTTCTGGTGGTACGGGCGCTGGTGTATTCTCTGAAGCAAAAGAATTAAACAAAAAATCTACTGAAGCAGAATTAAAAGATAAAAAAGTTTGGGTTTTAGGTGTGGATAGTGATCAAGAAGCAGAAGGTAAATTCCAAACTGCCGATGGTAAAGATGACAACTGTACTTTAGCTTCTACACTTAAAGGTGTGGGTGCTGCCGTACAAGATATTTCTAACCGTGCTTTAGAAGACAAATTCCCTGGTGGCGAACACTTGGTATACGGTCTTAAAGATGGCGGTGTTGACTTAACTGACGGTTTCTTATCAGATGACGCTAAAGCAGCAATCAAAGAAATTAAAACTGAAGTTGCAGACGGCAAAATCGAAGTTCCAGAAGTACCAAAAGACGTTAAATAA
- a CDS encoding cytidine deaminase, which yields MKAKEEWINVATEALTKAYVPYSHFPVGACLVTKAGKIYQGLNIENASYGLANCAERTAFFKAVSEGEREFSHLVVAGHTPEPISPCGACRQVMAEFCSPEMPVTLVGDNGVTKETTVGELLPYSFTDKDFD from the coding sequence ATGAAGGCAAAAGAAGAATGGATTAATGTGGCAACCGAGGCTTTAACAAAAGCTTATGTGCCTTACTCGCATTTTCCAGTGGGGGCGTGTTTAGTCACCAAAGCAGGAAAAATTTATCAAGGATTGAATATTGAGAATGCTTCGTATGGTTTAGCAAATTGTGCTGAACGGACTGCATTTTTTAAAGCAGTTTCAGAAGGAGAAAGAGAATTCAGTCATTTAGTGGTAGCTGGTCATACGCCAGAACCAATTTCACCTTGTGGCGCATGTCGTCAAGTAATGGCAGAATTTTGCTCGCCGGAAATGCCGGTGACTCTAGTCGGTGATAATGGCGTGACAAAAGAAACCACAGTAGGAGAATTGTTACCATATTCTTTTACAGATAAAGATTTTGACTAG
- the deoC gene encoding deoxyribose-phosphate aldolase: MELNRMIDHTILKADATQEDVLRIIEEAKQYHFYSVCINPTWVSFAAEQLKGEPTAVCTVIGFPLGANTSEVKAYETTDAINNGADEVDMVINVGALKSAQYKKVQQDIEAVVQAAKDKALVKVIIETALLSNEEIVKACELAKAAGADFVKTSTGFSTGGAVVEDVRLMRQTVGPQMGVKASGGIHNEQEAMAMVEAGANRLGTSASVAIVTGSQGGGY; encoded by the coding sequence ATGGAATTAAATCGCATGATTGACCACACAATTTTAAAAGCAGATGCTACACAAGAAGATGTTTTGCGTATTATTGAAGAAGCAAAACAATATCATTTTTATTCAGTCTGCATTAACCCTACTTGGGTGAGTTTTGCTGCGGAGCAATTAAAGGGTGAACCAACAGCGGTTTGTACCGTAATCGGTTTTCCTCTAGGAGCGAACACATCAGAAGTTAAAGCATATGAAACGACAGATGCTATTAACAATGGTGCCGATGAAGTAGATATGGTGATTAATGTTGGAGCTTTGAAATCAGCACAATACAAAAAAGTCCAACAAGATATTGAAGCAGTTGTGCAGGCAGCTAAAGATAAAGCATTAGTTAAAGTCATTATTGAAACAGCATTATTGAGTAATGAAGAAATTGTGAAAGCGTGTGAATTAGCCAAAGCTGCAGGGGCAGATTTTGTTAAAACGTCTACAGGTTTTTCAACTGGCGGCGCTGTTGTAGAAGATGTACGTTTAATGCGTCAAACCGTAGGGCCTCAAATGGGTGTCAAAGCTTCAGGTGGTATTCACAATGAACAAGAAGCAATGGCAATGGTAGAAGCTGGAGCGAATCGCCTTGGAACATCTGCTAGTGTAGCGATTGTGACAGGTTCACAAGGTGGCGGCTACTAA
- a CDS encoding pyrimidine-nucleoside phosphorylase, translating to MRMVDLIEKKREGQLLSKEEIDFIITEYTKGDIPDYQMSALLMAIYFTDMTDEEITNLTLAMAHSGEVIDLSSIEGIKVDKHSTGGVGDTTTLVLAPLVASVGVPVAKMSGRGLGFTGGTLDKLEAIPGFKIEISDEDFIRIVNESKVAVIGQSGDLAPADKKLYALRDVTATVSSIPLIASSIMSKKIAAGADAIVLDVTTGDGAFMKDIKDARRLAHTMVRIGKLANRQVMAVVSDMSQPLGEAIGNSLEVVEAIETLKGNGPADLVEMCYALGSQMVVLAKQAQTLEEAQKMLEEALSSGKALEKFKEMIRNQGGDETVVDEPKRLLTAQYEISLPAKKSGVVTKLVANEIGIAAMLLGAGRKTKEDEIDYAVGLKLHKKVGDKVEKGESLLTIYSNTQDVSEVKELLYRNITIGQTGSEPPLIHDIITE from the coding sequence ATGCGAATGGTCGATTTAATCGAAAAGAAGCGTGAGGGTCAATTGTTATCTAAAGAAGAGATTGACTTTATTATTACAGAATACACAAAAGGTGATATTCCAGATTATCAAATGAGCGCTTTATTGATGGCGATTTATTTTACAGATATGACAGACGAAGAAATTACGAACTTAACATTAGCAATGGCACATTCTGGGGAAGTTATTGATTTATCTTCCATTGAAGGAATTAAAGTGGATAAGCATTCTACCGGTGGTGTAGGGGATACAACTACTTTGGTATTAGCGCCATTAGTTGCAAGTGTTGGTGTTCCCGTTGCTAAAATGTCTGGCCGAGGTTTAGGGTTCACGGGTGGAACCTTAGACAAGTTAGAAGCGATTCCTGGATTTAAAATTGAAATTTCTGATGAAGATTTTATTCGGATTGTCAATGAAAGTAAAGTTGCGGTAATTGGCCAGTCAGGTGACTTAGCCCCAGCAGATAAAAAGCTTTACGCTTTACGCGACGTAACAGCAACGGTTAGCTCCATTCCGTTAATTGCCAGTTCAATTATGAGCAAAAAAATTGCAGCGGGTGCGGATGCCATTGTGTTAGATGTGACCACGGGCGATGGTGCTTTTATGAAAGATATCAAAGATGCCCGCCGTTTAGCGCATACAATGGTGCGAATTGGAAAGTTAGCCAATCGTCAAGTAATGGCCGTTGTTTCAGATATGTCACAACCTTTAGGTGAAGCGATTGGAAATAGTTTGGAAGTTGTCGAAGCAATCGAAACACTAAAGGGAAATGGTCCTGCTGATTTAGTTGAAATGTGTTATGCATTAGGCAGTCAAATGGTCGTGCTCGCCAAACAAGCCCAAACGCTAGAAGAAGCACAAAAAATGTTAGAAGAAGCACTGTCTTCTGGTAAAGCATTAGAAAAATTCAAAGAAATGATCAGAAATCAAGGTGGAGATGAAACTGTCGTAGATGAACCAAAACGCTTATTGACTGCACAATATGAAATTAGTTTACCAGCTAAAAAAAGTGGTGTTGTCACAAAATTAGTAGCCAATGAAATCGGGATTGCGGCAATGTTATTAGGTGCTGGTCGTAAGACAAAAGAAGATGAAATTGATTATGCGGTAGGTTTGAAATTGCACAAAAAAGTTGGCGACAAGGTTGAAAAAGGCGAATCACTTTTAACCATTTACAGTAACACCCAAGATGTATCAGAAGTCAAAGAGTTACTGTATCGTAATATTACGATTGGCCAAACAGGTAGTGAGCCACCATTAATCCATGACATCATCACGGAATAG
- a CDS encoding LacI family DNA-binding transcriptional regulator, producing MKLTIKQIAEMAGVSVTTVSQILNNKGTRFSNETRQRVWDIVNKYHYKPDFFASNLINRRSKTIGMIIPDVTDFFFSKVVEGAERYVNPLGYMIILCNSQQSQEKEITYLEELSHRSVDGVLFATPHLLPKGYEIGSPIYHNMPTILIDRGINQRSSGRLIVKDYEGAYQAVNYLIKQGHKNIGMLKESTGYYQLQERFNGYRHCLKDHGIAYKGRYVVENELTVAGGYQAAKELLHQKELTAIFCSNDSMAIGCYQAIYELGKKVPEDISVIGFDGLNLTEYVTPPLTTVLQPAFDIGFYAAKFLVDAIEFPERRIPNKVFDTKLIIRESVMTLTSEA from the coding sequence ATGAAGTTGACTATTAAACAAATTGCTGAAATGGCAGGAGTATCTGTTACAACAGTTTCGCAAATTTTAAATAATAAAGGGACACGCTTTAGTAACGAAACGCGGCAACGGGTTTGGGATATTGTTAACAAGTATCACTATAAACCTGATTTTTTTGCATCTAATTTGATTAATCGTCGCTCCAAAACCATCGGAATGATTATTCCTGATGTGACAGATTTTTTCTTCTCAAAAGTAGTGGAGGGTGCAGAGCGTTATGTCAATCCGCTGGGCTATATGATTATCTTATGCAATTCCCAACAAAGCCAAGAAAAAGAAATTACGTATTTAGAAGAATTGAGCCACCGTTCTGTCGATGGTGTGTTGTTTGCAACACCGCATTTACTACCAAAGGGTTATGAAATCGGGAGTCCTATCTATCACAATATGCCAACAATTTTAATTGATCGTGGAATTAATCAGCGAAGTAGTGGTCGTTTAATTGTCAAAGATTACGAAGGAGCCTACCAAGCGGTAAATTACCTAATCAAACAAGGACACAAAAATATTGGCATGTTAAAAGAAAGTACCGGCTATTATCAATTGCAAGAGCGATTTAATGGCTATCGCCATTGTTTAAAAGACCACGGTATAGCATATAAAGGTCGCTACGTGGTGGAAAATGAGCTGACAGTTGCTGGAGGTTATCAAGCCGCTAAGGAATTGTTGCATCAAAAAGAGTTAACAGCAATTTTTTGCAGCAATGATTCAATGGCCATTGGTTGTTATCAGGCAATTTATGAATTAGGAAAAAAAGTACCAGAAGATATTTCAGTGATCGGTTTTGATGGCTTGAACTTAACAGAATATGTTACGCCACCGTTAACCACCGTTTTGCAACCAGCTTTTGATATTGGCTTTTATGCTGCAAAGTTTTTAGTCGATGCGATTGAGTTTCCAGAACGGCGGATTCCGAATAAAGTATTTGATACTAAATTAATTATTCGTGAGAGTGTGATGACCTTGACAAGCGAAGCGTAA
- a CDS encoding SemiSWEET family sugar transporter, which yields MSIMIALGLIAGVLTGISFIPQSIKTIRTKDTSSISLSTYILYTLGVMLWIIYGLIIEDFAVFLTNIVTIVPCVIILVIKLGEKSRKTKSLSHNHKENGKYMYNK from the coding sequence ATGTCAATAATGATAGCATTAGGTTTGATTGCAGGTGTGCTAACAGGAATTTCATTTATACCACAATCTATTAAAACAATTCGGACTAAAGATACATCTAGCATCTCACTATCTACATATATTTTGTATACACTAGGTGTAATGCTCTGGATTATCTATGGATTAATAATTGAGGATTTTGCAGTCTTTTTGACAAATATTGTAACAATTGTTCCGTGTGTAATAATTTTGGTTATTAAACTTGGCGAAAAGTCACGTAAAACTAAGTCGTTGAGTCATAATCATAAAGAGAATGGTAAATACATGTATAATAAATGA
- a CDS encoding PTS lactose/cellobiose transporter subunit IIA — MEGLELISFNIISNVGSAKSMVMESMQKSRLGDFESAEKLIEEANKYLLIGEKEHFKVITQEAKEKNVELTILFMHAEDQLMSTVTLRDIANEVLENYKMMYDLKKIIEGKCQ; from the coding sequence ATGGAAGGTCTAGAACTAATTTCATTTAATATAATTAGTAATGTTGGCAGCGCTAAATCAATGGTAATGGAGAGTATGCAGAAATCTCGGTTGGGAGATTTTGAAAGTGCTGAGAAATTAATTGAAGAAGCCAATAAGTATCTATTGATTGGTGAAAAGGAACATTTTAAAGTAATTACTCAGGAAGCCAAAGAAAAGAATGTAGAGTTAACAATTTTATTTATGCATGCCGAAGATCAATTGATGTCAACTGTTACTTTAAGAGATATTGCAAACGAGGTTCTTGAAAATTACAAAATGATGTATGATTTGAAAAAAATAATTGAGGGAAAATGTCAATAA
- a CDS encoding beta-galactosidase trimerization domain-containing protein has protein sequence MNKLPYRQVHLDFHTPKLPFTLGKSFNKEVFQKTLKDAHINSVTLTGRCHHGHIYYDTKLPARHPQMQGDFLMEQVDACHEIGIKSPIYVTVGWDSFSADKHPEWLERKPDNSIYGFQNYGQMEPGWKTLCFNTPYLDYLKEQIKDMMLHFISKLDGLFFDIVWQDTCCCNYCIDKMIKIGLNPESEDDRVIFAKQTEQFLKDEIYTTVQEIDKTCPIFFNEGNILPSIRSNLNEYSHLEIESLPSGEWGYQHFPTVVRYAKNLGKEYVGMTGKFHKVWADFGSYKNLAALEYETFLALAHGAKCSIGDQMYPDGTLQSATYELIGKVYNQVEQLEGYNDNSVALTEVAIVHPGVTTDSASKVDISLAGAVNILNEGQYQFDIVDLEMDWNHYKVIILPDKITLTNKIEKKIKDYLENNVGKILATYESGLNERNIFLPEWGINYVGENSFKPTYGCYGLFFNDLPKGELVLHGSGILVEPIEAEVLGKEKQPMYQRNYQHYYSHFQAPVSKFTGHPVVTRSNRVMYFTHPLFEMYKVHGVLQYKQLILSALNALLEGPIITTSLPSTGDVILNHNYEQKKLILNLLHYLPQRKAVELDTIEEVIPIHNVKVCISLDKALSKSIEINSVTDVRKHQELDYGIEDNKLEFTVPIVNGYQIIVIQYK, from the coding sequence ATGAATAAATTACCTTATCGTCAAGTACATTTAGATTTTCATACTCCAAAGCTCCCCTTTACACTAGGGAAAAGTTTCAATAAAGAAGTTTTCCAAAAAACTTTAAAGGATGCTCATATAAACTCGGTTACACTAACTGGTAGATGTCATCATGGACATATCTATTATGATACAAAACTTCCTGCAAGGCACCCTCAAATGCAAGGGGATTTTCTAATGGAACAAGTAGATGCATGTCATGAAATAGGGATTAAATCTCCAATATATGTAACTGTTGGATGGGATTCTTTTTCTGCTGATAAGCATCCAGAATGGTTGGAGCGTAAACCAGATAACAGTATATATGGATTCCAAAATTATGGACAGATGGAACCTGGGTGGAAAACTCTTTGTTTTAACACACCATATCTTGACTATTTAAAAGAACAAATTAAAGATATGATGCTTCACTTTATATCAAAACTTGATGGGTTATTTTTTGATATTGTATGGCAGGATACCTGTTGTTGTAATTACTGTATTGATAAAATGATAAAAATAGGGTTGAATCCAGAATCTGAAGACGATAGAGTTATATTTGCTAAGCAGACAGAACAATTTTTAAAGGATGAAATTTATACAACTGTTCAGGAAATAGATAAAACTTGTCCAATTTTCTTTAATGAAGGGAATATTTTACCAAGTATTAGGTCAAACTTAAATGAATATAGTCATTTAGAAATTGAATCATTACCTAGCGGGGAATGGGGATATCAACATTTTCCTACGGTAGTAAGATATGCAAAGAACTTAGGCAAAGAATACGTAGGTATGACTGGCAAATTTCATAAAGTATGGGCCGATTTTGGTAGTTATAAAAATTTAGCAGCTTTAGAGTATGAGACTTTCTTAGCTTTAGCACACGGAGCTAAATGCTCTATAGGTGATCAAATGTATCCTGATGGCACACTTCAATCAGCGACATACGAGTTAATTGGAAAAGTATATAACCAAGTGGAGCAGCTGGAAGGTTATAACGACAATAGCGTTGCTTTAACTGAAGTCGCCATAGTTCATCCAGGAGTTACTACAGACAGTGCAAGTAAGGTTGATATTTCTTTGGCGGGAGCTGTTAACATTTTGAATGAAGGACAATATCAATTTGATATTGTTGACTTGGAAATGGATTGGAATCACTATAAAGTGATTATACTCCCTGATAAAATCACACTAACAAATAAGATAGAAAAAAAGATTAAAGATTATTTGGAAAACAATGTTGGGAAAATATTGGCAACCTATGAGAGCGGTTTAAATGAAAGAAATATTTTTTTACCTGAATGGGGAATTAATTATGTTGGAGAAAATTCGTTTAAGCCTACTTATGGATGCTATGGATTATTTTTTAATGATTTACCAAAAGGAGAGCTTGTATTACATGGATCTGGTATTTTAGTAGAGCCGATTGAAGCGGAAGTATTGGGTAAAGAAAAGCAACCGATGTATCAGCGTAACTATCAGCATTATTATTCTCATTTTCAGGCTCCGGTCAGCAAGTTTACTGGTCATCCCGTTGTAACTAGAAGCAACCGAGTGATGTATTTTACTCATCCGTTGTTTGAGATGTATAAGGTTCATGGTGTTTTACAATATAAACAACTTATTTTGTCGGCATTAAATGCATTATTAGAAGGACCAATTATCACGACAAGCTTGCCTTCAACAGGAGATGTTATACTTAATCATAATTATGAACAAAAAAAATTGATTCTCAATTTGTTACACTATTTACCACAACGTAAGGCGGTTGAACTAGATACAATTGAAGAGGTTATTCCTATTCATAATGTAAAAGTATGTATTTCTTTGGATAAGGCTTTATCCAAAAGTATTGAGATAAACTCTGTAACTGATGTCCGTAAACATCAAGAACTAGACTATGGTATTGAGGATAATAAATTAGAATTTACAGTTCCGATAGTAAATGGATACCAAATTATAGTTATTCAATATAAATGA
- a CDS encoding DUF871 domain-containing protein, with amino-acid sequence MLGISIYPYKENIDETLLYIETAAKYGFKRVFTNLLMVESGKEKSVIENLKIAILHARKFDMEVILDLNPAVFEQLGISYQDLTYFKKMGATGIRLDSTFDGLIESLITFDDTNLDLEVNISNDTYYLENVISYEPNRKRIIGCHNFYPQRFTGLDYDYFIKCSEKYKKLGLRTAAFVSSQTADHGPHDYTDGLCTLEMHRDMPIEVQAKHFIAVGLIDDIIVANAYASKEELRALSKIRTDQIELDVEFSKGVSLLEKEIITENQHFNRGDINSYSIRSTYVKLKYGKCDIPDNNSHDLVKFGDITLGNNSFGQYRGEVNIVKQEMPNKGHEKNVVAKVTKENQFLIQYIKPWTKFRFREAE; translated from the coding sequence GTGTTAGGTATCTCAATTTATCCGTATAAAGAGAATATTGATGAAACACTTTTGTACATTGAAACCGCTGCTAAATATGGGTTTAAACGTGTCTTTACTAACTTATTGATGGTTGAATCAGGTAAAGAAAAAAGTGTAATTGAGAATTTAAAGATAGCTATACTTCACGCTAGAAAATTTGATATGGAAGTAATTCTTGATTTAAATCCTGCAGTATTCGAACAATTAGGTATTAGCTACCAAGATTTAACATATTTCAAAAAGATGGGAGCTACTGGGATTCGTTTAGATTCAACGTTTGACGGTTTAATTGAGTCTCTTATTACTTTTGATGATACCAATCTTGATTTAGAAGTAAATATTAGTAATGATACGTATTATTTGGAAAATGTTATTTCTTATGAACCAAATCGAAAACGGATTATAGGGTGTCACAACTTCTATCCACAAAGATTTACTGGTCTGGATTATGATTATTTTATCAAGTGTTCAGAAAAATATAAGAAATTAGGGTTAAGGACAGCAGCATTTGTCAGCTCTCAGACTGCAGATCACGGACCACATGATTACACAGATGGTCTGTGTACATTGGAAATGCACCGAGACATGCCGATTGAAGTTCAAGCAAAACACTTTATTGCTGTTGGTCTCATCGACGATATTATTGTTGCTAATGCATATGCAAGTAAGGAAGAATTACGCGCGCTTAGTAAAATTCGGACAGATCAAATTGAATTAGATGTTGAATTTTCGAAGGGTGTTAGTTTATTAGAAAAAGAGATTATAACTGAAAATCAACATTTTAATCGAGGAGACATCAATAGCTATAGTATTCGTTCAACTTACGTTAAATTGAAATATGGTAAATGTGATATTCCTGACAATAATTCACATGATTTAGTGAAATTTGGTGATATAACGCTGGGAAATAATTCTTTTGGACAGTATCGCGGTGAGGTTAATATTGTAAAACAGGAAATGCCTAATAAAGGTCACGAAAAAAATGTAGTGGCAAAAGTTACAAAAGAAAACCAATTTTTAATTCAATATATAAAGCCATGGACGAAATTTAGATTTAGAGAGGCAGAGTAG
- a CDS encoding PTS sugar transporter subunit IIC — translation MSEVKKFNFNKIVQIMGRIANNRYLTAVRNGMSVIIPVTIIGSVFIIMLNLPIDAWKDFIAPFADKLKVPMNFTMDFMSVYVCIGIASSLCEDYKLDKVSTSVLAVLAFLIAAISPANIDSEIAEKAGLMVSGTVLPMGNFGAGGLFTAIVISIFTVEVVRFCVRRNMIIKMPNGVPTSVINSFAALIPGAFVILTSWIIKVGLNFDINSTLQWIFSPIRYFAGDNVLSVIVPILLITVVWIFGIHGMIIATPILYPFWYENLNANINAAAAGQAIPHFMTEQFFQWFIWIGGAGATLSLAFLMAFFGKSEFSKKMGRFTLVPGIFNINEPLIFGVPIVMNPFFAIPFIVAPIVMGLISYLAMGVLHIVNYPIAIAPWTLPAPLGAIMATGLDWRAGILAVVNIIVAGIIYYPFFRAFDKSMIEKEDKAVKKEKKINDTKENIVVQEV, via the coding sequence ATGAGTGAAGTAAAAAAATTCAATTTTAACAAGATTGTCCAAATTATGGGGAGGATTGCGAATAATCGTTACTTAACTGCTGTCAGAAATGGCATGAGTGTTATCATCCCAGTAACTATTATTGGATCTGTCTTTATTATCATGTTGAATTTACCAATTGATGCATGGAAAGACTTTATTGCGCCATTTGCAGATAAACTGAAAGTGCCAATGAACTTTACAATGGACTTCATGTCTGTGTATGTGTGTATAGGGATTGCTTCAAGTCTATGTGAGGACTATAAGCTAGATAAGGTATCAACAAGTGTACTCGCAGTACTTGCGTTTTTAATTGCTGCAATTTCTCCGGCTAATATTGACTCAGAAATTGCTGAAAAGGCTGGTTTAATGGTTAGTGGGACTGTTTTACCAATGGGAAATTTTGGCGCGGGTGGCTTGTTTACAGCTATTGTTATTTCTATTTTTACAGTCGAAGTTGTACGTTTCTGTGTCAGACGTAATATGATAATCAAGATGCCAAATGGTGTTCCAACTTCAGTTATTAATTCATTTGCAGCTCTAATACCAGGTGCCTTTGTGATTCTCACTTCTTGGATTATTAAAGTTGGTTTGAATTTTGATATTAATAGTACTTTACAGTGGATTTTCTCTCCAATTCGTTATTTTGCTGGCGATAATGTTTTATCCGTTATCGTACCTATTTTGTTAATTACAGTTGTTTGGATTTTTGGTATTCACGGAATGATTATTGCGACACCAATTCTTTATCCTTTTTGGTATGAAAACTTAAATGCAAATATTAATGCAGCTGCTGCAGGTCAAGCTATTCCTCACTTTATGACGGAACAATTTTTCCAATGGTTCATTTGGATTGGTGGTGCCGGTGCAACGCTATCATTAGCATTTTTAATGGCTTTTTTTGGTAAATCAGAATTTAGTAAAAAAATGGGACGCTTCACGTTGGTTCCTGGAATTTTCAATATTAATGAACCCTTAATATTTGGTGTTCCAATTGTGATGAATCCGTTTTTCGCAATACCATTTATTGTTGCTCCAATTGTAATGGGATTAATTAGTTATCTCGCTATGGGAGTGTTACACATCGTTAATTATCCAATTGCTATTGCTCCATGGACATTGCCAGCGCCTTTAGGTGCCATAATGGCAACAGGGCTAGATTGGCGTGCTGGTATTTTAGCGGTTGTAAATATTATTGTCGCAGGTATTATTTACTACCCATTTTTCCGAGCTTTCGATAAAAGTATGATAGAAAAAGAAGATAAGGCTGTAAAAAAGGAAAAAAAGATCAATGATACTAAGGAAAACATTGTTGTACAAGAAGTATAA
- a CDS encoding PTS sugar transporter subunit IIB translates to MKVLLACGGGMSSSILAENLVAEAKRQGNENFSMEATGTEEVSLKMQQEKWDALLLAPQVSFRKEFLQKEADANDIPLIPIEGILYTPMGIPDLYKLIQDKVQK, encoded by the coding sequence ATGAAAGTATTATTAGCATGTGGCGGTGGCATGAGTTCTTCAATTTTAGCGGAGAATCTGGTAGCAGAAGCAAAAAGACAAGGAAATGAAAATTTCTCAATGGAAGCAACAGGTACAGAAGAAGTTTCACTAAAAATGCAACAAGAAAAGTGGGATGCTCTTTTATTAGCACCACAGGTTAGTTTTCGCAAAGAATTTTTACAAAAAGAGGCAGATGCTAACGATATACCGCTGATTCCAATTGAAGGTATTTTGTACACTCCGATGGGGATTCCTGATTTGTATAAATTAATTCAAGATAAAGTTCAAAAATAA